One window from the genome of Enterococcus haemoperoxidus ATCC BAA-382 encodes:
- a CDS encoding M20 family metallopeptidase, whose amino-acid sequence MNDLRTQLFTKLQQKESDMIKIRRHFHENPELSFHETETARYIADFYAGKDCTIQTNIGGGNGILVDIHGGKKGPVLAIRADFDALPIQEDTGLPFSSKTAGVMHACGHDGHTAYMMILADSLIELKDQLAGTIRVIHQPAEEVPPGGAKGMIEAGCLDGVDHVLGIHVMSLMPLGDVLYHSGPVHTGRATFKIVMQGKGGHGSTPQDANDTIVAASQFVTAVQTIVSRRINPFDTATVTIGSFDGKGSANVIKDSVTLEGDVRIMKEETRAIVEKEFKQILDGICRTFGISYELDYANDYPVCVNDAKTTEMVAKALTEAQIPEVKQLVECGPQTPSEDFAYYAKERPSCFFFVGAHKEGTPMYPHHHPKFYIDENCLLIAAKSMGAAVLHYLSEGV is encoded by the coding sequence ATGAACGATTTACGTACGCAATTATTTACAAAACTTCAACAAAAAGAATCAGACATGATCAAAATTCGCCGTCATTTCCATGAAAACCCTGAACTATCTTTTCATGAAACAGAAACAGCACGCTATATTGCTGATTTTTATGCAGGAAAAGATTGTACTATCCAAACAAATATTGGCGGTGGCAATGGTATTTTAGTCGATATTCATGGTGGAAAAAAAGGACCTGTTTTAGCGATTCGAGCAGATTTCGATGCTTTACCGATCCAAGAAGATACAGGACTGCCCTTCTCATCCAAAACAGCTGGTGTTATGCATGCTTGCGGACATGATGGCCATACAGCATACATGATGATCTTAGCTGATTCACTGATTGAATTAAAAGATCAATTAGCAGGAACGATTCGTGTGATTCATCAACCAGCAGAAGAAGTACCACCAGGTGGCGCTAAAGGGATGATCGAAGCTGGTTGTTTAGATGGGGTGGATCATGTTCTGGGAATTCATGTAATGAGTTTGATGCCGCTTGGCGATGTTCTTTATCATTCAGGACCCGTTCACACTGGTCGGGCAACTTTTAAAATTGTAATGCAAGGAAAAGGCGGGCATGGTTCAACACCACAAGATGCCAACGATACGATCGTAGCGGCTTCTCAATTCGTTACAGCCGTTCAAACCATCGTCAGTCGCAGAATCAATCCTTTTGACACAGCAACCGTTACGATTGGTTCATTTGACGGTAAAGGTTCGGCTAACGTTATCAAAGATTCTGTTACATTAGAAGGTGATGTACGAATCATGAAAGAAGAAACACGCGCCATCGTAGAGAAAGAATTCAAACAAATTCTAGACGGCATCTGTCGGACATTCGGCATCAGCTATGAGCTTGATTACGCCAATGATTATCCAGTTTGTGTCAATGATGCTAAAACTACTGAAATGGTTGCTAAAGCATTGACTGAAGCGCAAATTCCCGAAGTGAAGCAATTGGTCGAATGCGGACCACAAACCCCTTCTGAAGATTTTGCTTATTATGCCAAAGAACGACCAAGCTGTTTCTTTTTCGTAGGTGCGCATAAAGAAGGAACACCAATGTATCCACATCATCATCCAAAATTTTATATTGATGAAAATTGTTTATTAATTGCTGCAAAATCAATGGGTGCAGCTGTTCTACATTATTTATCTGAAGGAGTTTAA
- a CDS encoding helix-turn-helix domain-containing protein: MIVNENYQINYQQLQAEQAMFCKETTILIVLKGSMFITIEETTNQVSAGEVFVVNAGDHLILTAEATQNCTYLQLGINSVFFAAQFPAFFYTRFDCTPIQKEHGKMPAIAALRRQVAELCLVELSDDPSKRLKITLFLTQIILSLVHHFQKEEVTEYHPSDNQKLREILDYIEEHYHEGVLLSDVAEYFFMSDSSLSKFFKNETGEYFSHYVRTICVKHSLSELLYTKKSIEQIALDSGFSNSKTYRQHFKKIFNDSPTSYRSSHLEQTKAPQTIKQVAQTTELQIKEILVPLYSYIQTGLEESRPSELSLKTKQLHITTEQSVVDYLKKDVIIHVGSWEALASKKIQSEILNIKKQIGIKYISIQSLFTQVPLSVQIHQEAGMNSFPAFEQWDYILTFLEDARLELLFQLSLVEFKQLSLSLKQICRKFFRHVQNKFGTKMTEQWKVNCLFKGQNLVEYYPEFLEVKKLLVEIAPKIAVGAEIPSPDPFFEQKDPEQTRFFCETIAIKCEFLSFSAEPNYVFQNLDSTFPDLKNYHQYVLNKTLHIKHILKEYEIKLPLYLTEWNTLTGMTRNSNGTFFRGAIILKDLLMLDTLVDGFGFWLNIELYEKQTQERPLKNDGLELFHFYSGKRPVYFCLWLARRMEGKVLAQGEEYLLTYINGKYQLLLFNTNYFDPHLSSEEAFLESQAVTFEIELVTVTLAHYQIKQIDFNRHNGALFYTYEEFRNAEALDFETQKYVVDSTRPKIKVFDTQVEDAFNYYVTLDTNGIVLLELTPIIE, from the coding sequence ATGATTGTAAATGAAAATTATCAGATCAATTATCAACAATTACAGGCAGAACAAGCTATGTTTTGCAAAGAAACCACCATTTTGATCGTCTTAAAAGGAAGTATGTTTATTACTATAGAAGAAACAACGAATCAAGTAAGTGCAGGAGAAGTGTTTGTAGTCAATGCAGGGGATCATTTAATTTTGACTGCTGAGGCAACACAAAATTGTACTTATTTGCAATTAGGAATCAATAGTGTTTTCTTTGCGGCACAATTTCCCGCTTTTTTCTATACTCGATTTGACTGTACACCAATCCAAAAAGAACATGGGAAAATGCCTGCGATTGCAGCTCTAAGAAGGCAAGTTGCGGAGTTATGTTTAGTTGAATTAAGTGATGATCCTTCAAAAAGGCTCAAGATTACATTATTTTTAACTCAGATCATTTTGTCTCTGGTTCATCATTTTCAAAAAGAAGAAGTGACAGAATATCATCCTTCAGACAATCAAAAATTAAGGGAAATTTTGGACTATATCGAAGAGCATTATCATGAAGGTGTTTTATTATCTGATGTAGCAGAATATTTTTTTATGTCGGATTCCTCTTTATCGAAGTTTTTTAAGAATGAAACTGGAGAGTACTTTTCTCATTATGTGCGGACGATTTGTGTGAAACACAGTTTATCAGAGTTGCTGTATACGAAAAAAAGTATCGAGCAAATTGCTTTAGATAGTGGTTTTAGTAATAGCAAAACCTATCGTCAACACTTTAAAAAAATCTTTAATGATTCTCCAACTAGTTATCGTTCATCTCACTTAGAACAAACGAAAGCACCGCAGACAATCAAACAAGTTGCGCAAACAACAGAGCTTCAAATCAAAGAAATTTTGGTTCCATTATATAGTTATATTCAAACCGGTTTAGAAGAATCTCGTCCTTCAGAATTATCGTTAAAGACTAAACAGCTTCATATTACAACGGAACAATCCGTAGTCGATTATTTAAAAAAAGACGTGATCATTCATGTTGGTTCATGGGAAGCGTTAGCTTCTAAGAAAATACAAAGTGAGATTTTGAATATAAAAAAGCAAATTGGCATCAAGTATATTAGTATCCAATCGTTATTTACACAAGTCCCTTTATCCGTTCAGATCCATCAAGAAGCTGGGATGAATTCATTTCCTGCGTTTGAACAGTGGGACTACATTCTAACATTTTTAGAAGATGCTCGGCTGGAACTTCTTTTTCAGTTGTCACTTGTAGAATTTAAGCAACTTAGTCTTAGCTTGAAACAGATTTGTCGTAAATTTTTCCGACATGTTCAAAATAAGTTTGGAACAAAAATGACGGAGCAATGGAAGGTTAATTGTCTCTTTAAAGGTCAAAATCTTGTAGAATACTATCCAGAATTTCTAGAAGTAAAAAAATTACTAGTTGAGATCGCACCTAAAATAGCTGTAGGAGCAGAAATCCCTTCACCTGACCCGTTTTTTGAGCAAAAGGATCCAGAGCAAACGCGTTTTTTTTGTGAGACGATTGCAATAAAGTGTGAATTCCTGTCATTTTCTGCCGAACCTAATTATGTGTTTCAAAATTTGGATAGTACCTTTCCGGATTTAAAAAATTATCATCAATATGTGCTGAATAAAACCCTGCATATCAAGCATATTCTAAAGGAATATGAAATCAAACTGCCGCTTTATCTTACTGAATGGAACACATTGACTGGGATGACAAGAAATAGTAATGGAACATTCTTTAGAGGAGCGATTATTTTAAAAGATCTTTTAATGTTGGATACATTGGTAGATGGGTTCGGTTTTTGGTTGAATATCGAGTTGTATGAGAAACAAACACAAGAACGCCCCTTAAAAAATGATGGATTGGAGTTATTTCATTTTTATAGTGGAAAAAGACCTGTCTATTTTTGTTTATGGCTAGCTAGAAGGATGGAAGGGAAGGTTTTGGCACAAGGTGAAGAGTATCTATTGACCTACATCAATGGCAAGTACCAGTTGTTGTTGTTTAATACGAATTATTTTGATCCTCATCTTTCTTCTGAAGAAGCTTTTCTTGAAAGCCAGGCTGTGACCTTTGAGATTGAATTAGTAACAGTTACACTAGCGCATTATCAGATCAAGCAAATTGATTTTAATCGGCACAATGGAGCGTTATTTTACACTTATGAAGAGTTCCGTAATGCTGAAGCACTTGATTTTGAAACGCAAAAATATGTTGTAGATAGTACTAGACCGAAGATCAAAGTTTTTGATACTCAAGTTGAGGATGCGTTTAATTATTATGTGACACTAGATACAAACGGTATCGTGCTGTTGGAGTTGACACCAATCATAGAATGA
- a CDS encoding glutathione peroxidase produces the protein MSIYDYQVKTTNDETVSLEAYRGKVLLIVNTATGCGFTPQYEGLENLYKKYREQGLEILDFPCNQFGHQAPGTDQEISDFCQLTYQTTFQTFGKIDVNGENADPLYDFLKGEKGGLLGGAIKWNFTKFLVDREGNVVKRFAPTVEPEKIAGDIEKLL, from the coding sequence ATGAGTATCTATGATTATCAAGTAAAAACAACAAATGATGAGACGGTTTCGTTGGAAGCGTATCGAGGAAAAGTGCTCTTGATCGTGAATACTGCAACTGGTTGTGGGTTTACACCTCAGTATGAAGGGTTGGAAAACTTATATAAAAAGTATCGTGAACAAGGCTTGGAGATTCTAGATTTTCCTTGTAATCAGTTTGGCCATCAAGCGCCTGGTACAGACCAAGAAATCAGTGACTTTTGTCAGTTGACGTATCAAACAACGTTTCAAACGTTTGGAAAAATCGATGTGAATGGCGAAAATGCTGATCCTTTGTATGATTTTTTAAAAGGTGAAAAAGGTGGTCTTTTAGGTGGCGCGATCAAGTGGAACTTTACTAAGTTTTTAGTGGATCGTGAAGGGAATGTGGTAAAACGTTTTGCGCCCACCGTTGAACCAGAGAAAATTGCTGGAGATATTGAAAAATTACTATAA
- the kdpF gene encoding K(+)-transporting ATPase subunit F, with the protein MTIISGIIAALLLIYLFYELFWGDQQ; encoded by the coding sequence ATGACGATTATTTCCGGAATTATTGCAGCATTACTGCTAATTTATTTATTCTATGAACTATTTTGGGGGGATCAACAGTGA